The DNA region GTGCGATTCAGGATATGTGCTGGAGTGCAGACGGCCGTCTACTCTTCATATCGACAGCCGCGGGCGAGCTGTTGAttggtgtttttggagagAGCGAGCTGGGAGCCGCAGTCATTCCACTGGACAAGAAGATGCAGCTGGAACAGACTGTGGCAGAAACGCTTGCAGGACAGTTGGAGAGACGCGATAAGTGGATCAAGGAAAATGGGTCAGTCAAGGAGCCCGTTGCGGCCCCTGCTACCGACCCAAAGAAGACGGCAGTTAAAAAAGAATCCAATGGGCCCGCTGCTCCAGAGGTGTCTACGGTTCCGGTGGATCTTAAAAAACGGCCTGCATCGACGGCTGATTTCGATGCACCATCAACGTCAGTTCCTCGGGAACTCTCGCAGAAAGCAAACAAAATTATCAAGAAGGACGACAGCGCCCAAAACggcaagaaaaagagagagCTGGAACCGTTGGATTTTATTGGCTCAGTCGTTCTCAATCCGCAGCTCTCGTTTAGTAATGTGAGGATTTCCGTCGCCAAAGTGCGACTCAATTTTTTCTACACCTTGCCAGAGGATGAGTCCTTGTATTTGGAGGTGAAGAATGGCACAGGATTTGAGTCGTCGCCAACAAGGATCGCACTAATGAAGAAGCTGTCAGaagaaaacagaaagcagaTATTTGTGGATTTTATTCCGCTAAAGGTGCACTTGGTTGCTGCTACCGAAAAGCATTGGGCCGTGTCGACAACCAATGGACAGATAATAGTTTACGGCAGCTCGGGACGCCGCGTACTGCCTCCCTTGATTTTGGGGTCGCCGCTGTCATTTATGGAAATGAAAAACCAGTATTTGCTGGCCGTCACAAGCGTGGGAGAGATGTATGCTTGGGACTTGGACGTTCCTAAGGCCCTTTTCAGACCAACGTCGCTGTACCCTTTGTTGCAGCCGATATACCGTGCCAATCAGTACGAGACAGTCACGGAGGCCAACGGACTGGTGTTTGTGAATGGGGATCTTCTCACGCGGTCTGAAAACCTTACCATGTGTTCGATTTCGAGCACAGGAGTTCCCATAGTCACTCTCAGCAACGGCAACGGGTATTTGTACGACAAAAATATGAGCTCGTGGTCTCTAATTAGCGACTCCTGGTGGGCGTTTGGGTCACAATATTGGGATTTCACGCGGTCGCAGGTCGAGGATGAGTCCATTGTTGGTGTTTTGGAAAGTCGCACAAATGAAGAGCTCCTGCGTCGAGGCAAGGGCCGTCTTCTGAATAAAATATCCAAGGTAATGTTGATGAAAGAGGGATACGAGAACCTGGAGACGGTGATCTCACTCAATCATCTcgaaaacaaaatattGGTGTATCAACAGCTGCAGGACTCAAAGAGCTTCAAAAGCTATTTGATTCTGTACGTGAAAAGACTTTGCGAGctcaatctcaaaaatCGCCTGATCGAGTTGTTCCAGGAGCTCTATTTTAGCAAAGAGGAAAAGATATGCGGTTTGGATAGAGCAGAGCTTTTGAAAACGCTTATTCTCAGTTGCTCCAAATATAGAGAGGTGCAGAGAATACTGGTGGTGTACGGAGAGAACACCGGTCTTCTGGAAGATGACATACTGTAACGACTAGATGATTATGTATATATACAAGATTCACTTCTCCATATCCATGCCAAGGATTTTATACACCTCTTTCAAGTTTTTGCTGGCCACGGCTCGTGCTTTGTCTGCTCCTTCCAAACTCAATTTATGGAGCAGATCTGGTGAGGACATTAACTCTTTGTAAACTCTATTAGGCTCTTGCAGCTCTTTCACCACCGCTTCGGCCACAAGCTCTTTCAGATCTCGCTTGGACAAATCCTTGATCTGCGGCACTGTCTCCTCTATCGTTTGGTTCGCAATAGCCGAATAAATGGTGATCAGATTAGAAATACCTGGTCTCTGCTCCGGATCGAATGTCAAGGGTCCATCTATGGAGTCTGTGGTGGCTTTCATGATTTTCATTCTCATGGACTTCGGGTCCTCTGTGATGGTTATCTTTGTGAGCTCGTCGGGATCGGACTTGgacattttttttgacgGATCTCTCAGATTCAGAATTTTGTTGGAAGGTGCCATCAGGGTTTTTGGATAGTGGAAGAACTTGGTCTTGGTCTGTTTGTTAAACGCAGACACAAGATCCCTTGTGAGCTCCAGGTGCTGCGCCTGGTCCTGGCCCACAGGGACATGTGTAGCGTTGAATAGCAGCACATCGGCAGCCATTAGCACGGGGTATGCAAATAGCCCGAGCTTGACAGCTCCCAGTTCATTCTGTATCTGGGCATCGTTTTTCAGATCTGCTTTGGCCTTCCATTGCGTCATCCGGTTGAGAAGTCCCATACCAGCAAAACAGGTCAGTGCCCATTGCAGCTGCGTGTGTTCGGGCACGGCAGCTTGATGATATATTGTAACTTTTGCAGGATCTAGGCCGCAGGCCAACAGAGACGCATATGCCTCGAATCtctgctttttcaaaaCAGAATAGTTCTGGGGCACAGTGAGGGAGTGCAGATCGGCGATAAAGAGAACCATTTGGGACGAAGGGTCGAGTTTTCGGGCTATCGTGTGCCAGGTCTTCGTAGCTCCGAGATAATTTCCGAGATGGAAAGCCCCCGTTGGCTGTATGCCACTAACTAGCATCGAGCCTCGGGGTAAGCTAAACGTGGGAGAGTTGACATATTCCACAGACACTGTAGAGACAAATCTGCGGAACATGGAGTGGATGGTTTTTATAATAAATTCGCTATTATTTATTGTATTATTTTTAGTTTTTTCATATAATCATGTCTCATCTAGCGAGCCGAGCGGAAGACGACTTTTTTGCTTTTTCAGATGAGCCTGTAGCCccaccaaagaagaaacggaagaagaaggataAGAGGCCCAAGTCTGAGAGCTCCACTGTGGACGTAGAAGTCCACGAGCCCGAAAAGGGGCCCAAAGAGTTCGCCAAGGAGGAATCTGCAAAATCTGAGTCTCCCTCGAACAAGGCACAGTATGATAACCTGATAGAGGAGTTAGGGCTTCAGACTGTGGAGGAAAATGTTAAGAAGAGCGTGAGTgtgaagatgaagaaaatcaagactACTGAGACAAACAACGATGATCAGTTcctcaaagagctcgaTAAGGACATTGAGCTGACGCAGCCCGACGGCGAGCTGGATGAGATTTTACAAAAATATAGCTCTTCAGAGCATTTGGTGACCCTAAATGGCCGACAGATACCCATCAAGCAGGCACTATTCGCTCTCACCGTGGAGGTCGCTTTGGAAGACGATGAACAAATTGGGTTTCATCTTCGTGTTCGTAGCAATGCACAGTTTAAGACTATTTTGCGCGAAATACTCAAACAACTGGAGTTACACAACAGGAATCTTCCTTCTGGCTGGACAGACGACATCGAATCTCTCGTATTCTACGTGCAGGACCACGATATAATTCTGACCCAGGATTTGCGGGTCGGGTctctgctgctctctgGTGCACAGCTGCCCGTAAGTGACGCTGGAGATGCGTTTGCGATCACCGCGGTCCTAACTCAAGAGGTCATGGCCCGCAAACAAAGAAGAGAGGCTTCGCTGGAGAAACTGGCTCAGTCTCAAGATCAAACGGAGGATCTGGACGAAGATGAACTGATTGTAATTATTTTGGATCCCCAGAAAAATAACGAAAAGACATCGCTCTCTGCAGAGAAGGGAACCACGGTGAAAGAGCTtctggatatttttttagTGCGCATGAATTATCCGGATAGCTTGAAAATTGAGCTTAGACGCGATGGTCTGGTGCTTGATAAAACCATTCCAGTAGATTTacagctgaaaaataatgatGTCGTTGAGGTGGTTTACAACCTGGAAGACTTGGAATCTTtcgaggagcaggaaatcACCGTCATTagcgacgaggacgttATGGAGCCTGAACAgtcaaattatttttctatCAAATTGAAAGGAAAGGATCAAAAGGAAGTCAGAGCTCAGGTGAACCCAAAAACCAAGATTAAAACGATTGCAGAATTTTATCTGAGCAAGGTAGGCCTAGACCCAAACACCAGGATTCGGCTAGTCTTCGATTACgaagagctggatttgagcGCGAATGTGGAGCATaccgagctggaggacggTTACTTAGTCGACGTGGAATTACTCTAAATAAGCCTTTTAATGTTACTTAATGTCCAGCCTTTGTCTTTAAGCAGGCCGCTAAGGTCTCCTGTGTCTTTTTGTTCTAGATTGTTGAGGTTCGGGCGGCCACTCACATAACTGATAAAACCCTCAGGCCCGCAAATAAATGCAAACGACGGGTACACTTGCGGTGGCTGTTTCCTGAAGAAACTAAACTGCTGGAATGCGTTCTGGGGCTGTAGCCGGATATCCAGCTTTGGAATAACGTCCTCTTCCTGCAATGGACGTTCTTCGATCCTCGCTCCCTGGATTTGGTTCTTAACTTCTTGTCTTTTCTGTGCAAGCAGCTTCTGTCTATAAACTTCTTCGCTGATTTTCACATCCATCAGGCCTGAGAAATTCGGGAGCTGGGGCCTCGACACATGCTTGGCCTCTAGCCTGTCTCCGTTGTCACTTATAAGATAGGTAAACTTAGCACGTCCGCACTTTTCAGCAAAATAGTTGAGCGTCTTCAGCTGGCTTGGAAGATTAGACTCCTTGCGCAGCGAAACATAGGCATTGATGAAGCCCTTCGGTGGGTTTGGCGAGTATAGCATCTGGAGTAGAGGCAAAACGCCAGTTCCTGCCGCATAGAACGCCCACGTCTCCGGCTTTGGGATATTTTCAGGATACTCAGGGTCAGGCTGGATTTTTGACAACAGTGGTTGCAATTGAGGCCTTGCAGGGAATTTATCCAATGGGTGGTACGGGACCTTATACTCCACAACTGGGCCGCGCAATTCCACCTCGTCTAGCAGCTTGCGGCTCGTCAACCAGCGCGAAAATTCACCACTATCGTATCGCTTGACCAAAAGTACAAATTTACCTTCCTCCTCTGGTTTGGTGACTAGTCGCAGATGAGGCTCCTGTGTGTCAGGATCGATTCCCGCAACATACAGAGGCAATGGTGTATAGTTGCGCACAATGTTGATCTCAGGTTGCTTGATCTCAACACTCCATATTCTTTTTCCATCGAACAGTTGTTGATGGGGAGCCAATATGCTTCCTCTATTTTTCCTTGTGAGCTCAATTAAATAATGATCCTGATCGACTTGGTACTTGAAAGACACCAGATAAGGCAAAAATCGGTCGGGCAGAAGTAGGTCTGGAATGGCTTCCTTCTTGTCGGCGGTGAAATAGTTGTATGCATAGAAACCCCAGATCAGAGCACCTCCGACAGCCAAGGAGGGAAGCATTTTCCTCCATTTTGATGCTTGATGAGACTTACGAATCTGCTCGCTGCGGACCTCCAATGGTGATTGGGGAGCATGAAACTCGTATGTGACACCCTCTTTGTTGTCCTCGGGGTTATACTCCACTTTCTTTTTCGCTAGCATATTGGATATGCTCGTCTTTATTGGAGGGATGGAGCCAGATGAGCTTACATTTGAGTGCTTTGGGATCTTTTCCAAATCTCCCGATTCATTTGGCCGTCCCGGAACATTTGAATTGAGA from Ogataea parapolymorpha DL-1 chromosome V, whole genome shotgun sequence includes:
- a CDS encoding Protein HIR1 is translated as MYFLSGSFSSTAAYFVSVNSTNEYVATAGNDATIMVRSMSKFVGMVPDAETLETKSPSQVQTTPAIDKAKFTEAQQADNVVTLKTRSKISCLKFANLRQNSHLLVALCKNGEVFLVEHPENSELCETTLLYRQKKGQLIDCSWSADDQLLAFSSMNNEVVIYDTLYRKQLTSLHIHSNDDTIAVKGITFDHCANKYLFTQGDDKLANIVEYSLQEDQEHGRVFKYKIAQQLSNLSSNLKVKANLRKVAWSADDKVLACPNMGKGKSSLVALLNNPDGSSWNSWCSLMANDFRCIMTAFSPTVFANPANKDPSDMNPATAKQYYILATASAESTVAIWNTASSAPLIIANEVSLSAIQDMCWSADGRLLFISTAAGELLIGVFGESELGAAVIPLDKKMQLEQTVAETLAGQLERRDKWIKENGSVKEPVAAPATDPKKTAVKKESNGPAAPEVSTVPVDLKKRPASTADFDAPSTSVPRELSQKANKIIKKDDSAQNGKKKRELEPLDFIGSVVLNPQLSFSNVRISVAKVRLNFFYTLPEDESLYLEVKNGTGFESSPTRIALMKKLSEENRKQIFVDFIPLKVHLVAATEKHWAVSTTNGQIIVYGSSGRRVLPPLILGSPLSFMEMKNQYLLAVTSVGEMYAWDLDVPKALFRPTSLYPLLQPIYRANQYETVTEANGLVFVNGDLLTRSENLTMCSISSTGVPIVTLSNGNGYLYDKNMSSWSLISDSWWAFGSQYWDFTRSQVEDESIVGVLESRTNEELLRRGKGRLLNKISKVMLMKEGYENLETVISLNHLENKILVYQQLQDSKSFKSYLILYVKRLCELNLKNRLIELFQELYFSKEEKICGLDRAELLKTLILSCSKYREVQRILVVYGENTGLLEDDIL
- a CDS encoding Tryptophan--tRNA ligase, mitochondrial; translated protein: MFRRFVSTVSVEYVNSPTFSLPRGSMLVSGIQPTGAFHLGNYLGATKTWHTIARKLDPSSQMVLFIADLHSLTVPQNYSVLKKQRFEAYASLLACGLDPAKVTIYHQAAVPEHTQLQWALTCFAGMGLLNRMTQWKAKADLKNDAQIQNELGAVKLGLFAYPVLMAADVLLFNATHVPVGQDQAQHLELTRDLVSAFNKQTKTKFFHYPKTLMAPSNKILNLRDPSKKMSKSDPDELTKITITEDPKSMRMKIMKATTDSIDGPLTFDPEQRPGISNLITIYSAIANQTIEETVPQIKDLSKRDLKELVAEAVVKELQEPNRVYKELMSSPDLLHKLSLEGADKARAVASKNLKEVYKILGMDMEK
- a CDS encoding Conserved hypothetical membrane protein; this encodes MLRRVRLLRQVRLNSNVPGRPNESGDLEKIPKHSNVSSSGSIPPIKTSISNMLAKKKVEYNPEDNKEGVTYEFHAPQSPLEVRSEQIRKSHQASKWRKMLPSLAVGGALIWGFYAYNYFTADKKEAIPDLLLPDRFLPYLVSFKYQVDQDHYLIELTRKNRGSILAPHQQLFDGKRIWSVEIKQPEINIVRNYTPLPLYVAGIDPDTQEPHLRLVTKPEEEGKFVLLVKRYDSGEFSRWLTSRKLLDEVELRGPVVEYKVPYHPLDKFPARPQLQPLLSKIQPDPEYPENIPKPETWAFYAAGTGVLPLLQMLYSPNPPKGFINAYVSLRKESNLPSQLKTLNYFAEKCGRAKFTYLISDNGDRLEAKHVSRPQLPNFSGLMDVKISEEVYRQKLLAQKRQEVKNQIQGARIEERPLQEEDVIPKLDIRLQPQNAFQQFSFFRKQPPQVYPSFAFICGPEGFISYVSGRPNLNNLEQKDTGDLSGLLKDKGWTLSNIKRLI